The genomic segment AAGGTTTCGGCACCATCGTGGGGACTCCGGAGGAGTCAAACCTTTATAGAAAACAGTACATTCCGCCACCTTTCGACTCCAGCGGAGTCGCACATTTACGGCTCCAACTGAAAAGCCAAACGGATACGAAGGCATCGACTTCGTGACAGTAGGAAAATTAGAACCACTTCACTAATTTCAGGAGATGTACAACTTTGACGGTGCTAACATGGGTTTCAGGAGGGCTTGCAGAATCCTCAGTCGCTTCGCTCCTTTCGGATTGACCAGAGGCACAGTCGCCAACATGAGCACGGGCTACGACATCCATACGGTCAAAATCGACACCTTAATGAATGTGCTTTGGGATGTGGACTATTCTTCCTCAGGCAACCACGACGACGAAGGCAACGCCCTCGCCATCGACCCGAGCAATGGCAACGTCTATGTCGGCGGATTTAAAGATGTTTCAGGGCAAGGAACGGACTTCGTGACCTTGATGTACAATGACGCAGGCAGCCTTCAATGGTCCGCGATGTGGAATGATACCGCCGATGGCGGCGACACGGTCAAAGCTTTGGTCGTGGATGCAAGTGGCAACGTAACCGTCACAGGTTCAGCATGGAATGGCAGCAGCTTGGATTACCATACGGTTCAATACGACGATACGGGCACCCTTCTTTGGGAACGTAGCTTCAACGACAAATACAATTTCACGGATGCGCCCATGGACATCGCCCTCACGAGCGACAATGGCGTGGTGGTGACCGGACAAAGCCTAAACCCAGACAGCACTTGGAGTTATGTCACCGTCAAGTACTTGGCGCATGAATTTATCTTGCCCGTGGACAGCGACAGCGTCTCGACGAGCCTTCGATGGCTCACCAACCGCGATCAGCTGCTCGATACAGACACCAACTTGGTGGAGCGGGTCAAGTATTACAGCAACCAATGTTATCCCAATCTCTATTTCATGGCGGACACGCTCAGTTACGTGTTTTTCCAAGGCGTAGATACCACCAACAATGACACCCTCCACCGCATCGACATGACCTTCAACGGCGCCAATGCTGCACAAAAGCTCCTGCCGATGGACAAAGAAAGCTACTGGAACAACTATTACCTCGGTCATATCCCCGAAGGCAGACCCTTCGTTTCCCTCCACGACCGCCTCGTCAAGCAAGAAGTTTGGCCCAACATCGACGTGGTCTATTCCAGCAATCAACGCGGATTGAAATACTACATTGTCGTCCATCCTGGTGGGGAAACTGGCGCCATTTCCTTGGAATACCACGGGTATGATGCACTCTCCGTTGATGGAAATGAAGCCCTTGTGATTGAGAGTTCAATTGGGGAGTTGGTGCAACCGCAGGCCTTGGCTTATGAGATGGATGCCAATGGAGAGTTGGATTTGTTGGCTTGGCAGCCGGAGTATTTGGTTTCAGGGGGTGAGGTGACGTTTGATGCGATTGGGAGCTGGACCGGGGATTTGGTGATTGAGGTGAATTGGGGGTATGTTAGCTATGAGGCCGTTGGTGCAAAACGGTGGTGGGGAACTTACTTGGGAGGGAGCGGGAATGAATTTGCATACGACCTCACGATCGATCAGGCAGACAATCTATATGTTGCCGGCAGTACAGGAAGCTCCAATTTTCCGATATATGGTGGATCAATTTATCAACCTACATTTGGAGGCAATATCGATGCATTCGTTGGAAAATTCAATAATCAATATCATCGGGAGTGGATTTCATATTTTGGAGGAAATGGGGAAGATCAGGGATACGGGGTTGCCCATGATTTGAACAGTGGTACGGTATTTTTGTGTGGGGAAACAAATTCTTCGAATCCCAGCATTCCTTTTCCATACCAATTATCGATTTCAGGCTCTTATCAAGATGTACTGATAAAAGGATATATAGCTGGTTTTGACGATTTTACTGGTTCAATTAATTGGCTAACAGGCTTTGGAGGTCTTGGCACAACTTGTAAAAAGATTAAAACTGATGTGGACGGAAATATCTTTGTAGTTGGAAACTCGGAGCAACAGAGCCATTTGGTAACCTGCACACCACCAACTGGATTCTTCCCAATTTGTGTACCGGGTTCTGCTTATGGACAAGAATTGAGAGGCTCCATGAGCAGTATTTCTCAGGATGGGTTTATTGTAAAATTTACCCATGATCGCTCCTTGTATTGGAGTACATTTTTTGGAGGTGAAGAAAGTGAGAACCTTCATGGATTGGCAATTGACGATGCTCGGGACCTGCTTTACATCGTAGGTAGCACAAGCAGTTCCACAGTGTTGTTTACCACAGATCCCTTTCCTACCTGGAACCATAGCGGATATTTCCAGGATTTGAATATCCCGAGTATTGCAGGTGATGTTGATGGGTTTATTGCTCAATTTTCCACAAATGGGGAACCAAATTGGTCCACTTTTTTTGGAGGAACAGGGAATGATGAAATTACCGATGTTGAGGTAAGTGATGCCCCAAATTCCGAAGGCTACTTGATGATCTGTGGCCATACCACCAGCGACACTTATGCCGCTACAATGAATTTGGAACCAGGTTTTGGCAACGAAGGATTTCCTCACTTTAACGGTGGTTTGGCATTTGACGAGGCCTATGGAGGCGGAGATCATGATCCATTTGGGGCTATGTTTGACGACAAGGGAGATTGTATTTGGTCATCCTACCTTGGGGGAACGGAAGATGAGGGAATTCATTTCCGCTCACCAAGTATTTCGGTAACCGAAAGTGGAGCTTTTTACATAGGTGGCTTCACATACTGTGGTTCAAACTCCTCCGCTCAATACCCGCATTTCGTAACTAACAGTTCGTTTCGTAGCCAACCTACCCATGCAGGTGTCTCTGCAGCCAACTTGGTTGGTGATGCCTACTTGTTTCGGTTTAATAACAATGCCCAGTTCGAGTTTGGTACCTATTTTGGGGGAAATGATTTATTACACACACCACAAGGTGCCAATGACATACTAGGAGCGATCGAATGTGATGATTCACATGTTTATTTGGCAGGCGGGACGAGTTCGAATTCAAATTTTCCACTCAGTCGGCCGTTTTCAAACTCCTACTATTCCTCAGCAATTGGGGTTCCTAGCCAGACAAGTTCGTCGGCCTTTTTGGCCCAAATCCAGGTAGATCCTTTTGTTGGAATCGCAGCGCCACCAACTCAATTACCAGGAATTTCAATCTATCCAAACCCAAGTGCGGGCAAGGTTACCCTCGCGTGGCAAAGTAAAATGCCAAGTAAGGTCTTGATTAGCGTGTATAACAGTTTTGGACAACTTATTCTTCAAAATGATGGTTCTGAGGTAATTGGAGCAAACCAACAAGTTATCGATTTGACTGGACAGGCGCCGAGTCTATATATCGTCAACATTCGTAGTAAAAATGGGGAATTCTCCGCAAAAGTCATTTTGTTATGAAAAGGATTTGCGGTTGCATTTTATTCACATTCTTTTTAATCAGTGTATGTTTTGCGCAACTCTGGGAACCCTTGGCTGGTGGAACATCATATTCAATAAGGAATGTATTTGCAGACTCGATTAGCAAAAAGCTATACCTCGTCGGGCATTTCAAATATGCTGGCGACACGATGGTGCTGGGAATCGCCGAATGGGACGGCCAAGCTTTCAAATGCCTTGGAGGAGGTATTCCCGATCCATGGTATTGCCTTCCTTCAAATTACGCAGTCTGCATCAGCCCGTCTTTTATTTACAGCTATAACAATCAAGTCTTTGTAAGTGGCAATTTTGACACGATCGGTGGGGTCTATCCCATTGACGGCCTGGCAAGATGGGATGGCTCCCAATGGATTGATTGCGGAAATCCGACGAGTGCATTATCATCTCCGTCACGGATGGAAGACTCTTTGGTTGGGCGTTTGATTCCATCGAGGAACAAGGCCCGATGCAAGTCCTTGGACAATGGAACGGATTAGAATTGAACAATTTGGACACAGATGACATTTCTCCAATCGGTCGGCCCATTTCAAGTCGAGTTTTACAAAGGGGAATATTATTTCGCGGGTAACTTTAATCATCCAGATGGATACAAAGAAATCATTCGGTGGGATGGAGCAAATTGGAGAACCGTTGGCTCTGGAGTTAGGAATGGACGTTGAGCGTAATCAGAGTATTCAGAGGTCAGTTCTTTGTGGAGGAGAGTTCCATGCTGCTGATGGCAATCCTGCAAGTAATTTCATGGCTTGGGACGGCAACCAATGGTACAATCCCTTCCCTAAAGTACTCTTTCACCAACAAGTAAACAAATTGGAAGATCATTGAGGCAGAGCTGTTTATGGTTGGAACCAGCAGTATGCCAAGGTGACAATTTGGGAAGGCCCTTTACAACCTTGCAAACTATGATGGTCACAAGTTTTGCTCCTTCGGCGGGCTTAACACTTATCCTTGGGATGTCGCAGGATTTGACAATGAAATCTTTGTAACTGGGGGTATGGGTATTCGTCTCTATGACAGTTTGACCAATTCGATTGGAGATACAATTAAATTCCTTGGTCACTGGATCGGCGGCGACTCCACCGACATCTGCATCTCCCAACCCGTCCGCATCCAAGACCCTACATGGACGCAAAATGCTACCATCTCCCTCTACCCCAATCCAACAAATTCATCCTTCACGCTGACCCTCCCGCCCAACACATCCACATGCACCCTCAAAATCCACGACATCACCGGCCGCGAGGTCGCGCCTGCCCGCACCTACCGCGCGGGTGACCCGCCTGTGGATGTGGCGCACCTGAGCGCAGGGCTGTATTTTGTGGAGGTGCGCGTCAAGGATCGGGTTGAGGTGGTGAAGTTGGTGAAGGAATAATCCGGGAAGGCAGTCCCCATTTTCGCATTCCCATTCGAATTCCTATCTTCGGGGCAGTAATTTTCCACCGTTGATGTCTATGAATAAGTTTCAGTTCATTTTCCTTTTTGCGATGGCCTCGCTGATCTTTTCCTGCGAATCCAGTTCCACTACGACCACAGATGCCAACCCTGCGGCGGCAAGCGGTGACTCCGTGGCGCCGGCGCCGACCAATCCGCAAGCAAGCACTGAGATGGCGGTCAAACTCGCTTGCCGCGAAATTCGCAATTTGGACGATATCAGCCCGCTTTCCGAAATCCAGTTGATCATCGGAAGCCAAACCATCATCGTCGACTCCGCAAGTACCTGCGCCGAAATCACGCCCGATGCATGGGACAATTTTGAAATTCCAAAGGATGCCAAAGCGGCAGTCGGTGGTTGGTGGGCAGGTGCCGGAGACTATTATTACCTGAAAATCGAAGGTGCTGATGCCGTGGTGATGTACGGTTGGGCCGAGGAAGGTGCCGACGAAAAGGACATGTATCAGTACAAAGAAGTGAAACGCGCCAAATTGGTGGCAAGCTTCTAGGTCGGCGCATGCAGCTATGAAAACCAGCTGGGAAAGGCGCAAAGGCGACCACCTCGAATACTGCTTCTTGCGAGACGGCTACGTGACCGCCGGCGCCAATGACGGCACCATCGAAAGCGACGCTGCGGGCGCAGTGACCTTCGAAGCATTCCTGTCCGGCCAATACCAAGACAGCATTCGCGCAGCTTTCGGGCCGAAGGTTTTGCAGGAAGTGATCGCGGCAGTGTTGGCCTTGAAGGATGCCCCACCCCATGGCACGGCAGAATGAATACGGTCCCCACCCATTCGGCAAGCCTTCCCAAGCGCCTTTTCCAAGCTGCTCTCCTGATCGCCTACGCCTACTTTTGCTGGCTGATGCTCGAGATTTCGCTGCAGTACATTCCGATCCACACCGACGTGGCCTTTTTGCGCATCAAGCAGGACGAAATCGCCCTCGGATACTATAAAATCGCCTTTTTTACGCATGTCTTCGCGGCGCCACTCTGTTTGTTGGCCGGCTTCACGCAGTTTTCAAAGTTGATTCGGCGCAAATTGCCCAAGGTGCATCGGTGGAGCGGTTGGCTGTATGTCACTTCCGTCATCGGATTTGCAGCTCCCTCCGGATTCGTGATGGGCGTACATGCCAACGGCGGATGGCCTTCGCAGCTAGCCTTTTGTTTGTTGGGGGCTTTGTGGCTGATTTTTACTATTTTGGCAGTGAAGCGTGCCGCCCAAGGTGACTTCAAGGCGC from the Bacteroidota bacterium genome contains:
- a CDS encoding SBBP repeat-containing protein, with protein sequence MTRGTVANMSTGYDIHTVKIDTLMNVLWDVDYSSSGNHDDEGNALAIDPSNGNVYVGGFKDVSGQGTDFVTLMYNDAGSLQWSAMWNDTADGGDTVKALVVDASGNVTVTGSAWNGSSLDYHTVQYDDTGTLLWERSFNDKYNFTDAPMDIALTSDNGVVVTGQSLNPDSTWSYVTVKYLAHEFILPVDSDSVSTSLRWLTNRDQLLDTDTNLVERVKYYSNQCYPNLYFMADTLSYVFFQGVDTTNNDTLHRIDMTFNGANAAQKLLPMDKESYWNNYYLGHIPEGRPFVSLHDRLVKQEVWPNIDVVYSSNQRGLKYYIVVHPGGETGAISLEYHGYDALSVDGNEALVIESSIGELVQPQALAYEMDANGELDLLAWQPEYLVSGGEVTFDAIGSWTGDLVIEVNWGYVSYEAVGAKRWWGTYLGGSGNEFAYDLTIDQADNLYVAGSTGSSNFPIYGGSIYQPTFGGNIDAFVGKFNNQYHREWISYFGGNGEDQGYGVAHDLNSGTVFLCGETNSSNPSIPFPYQLSISGSYQDVLIKGYIAGFDDFTGSINWLTGFGGLGTTCKKIKTDVDGNIFVVGNSEQQSHLVTCTPPTGFFPICVPGSAYGQELRGSMSSISQDGFIVKFTHDRSLYWSTFFGGEESENLHGLAIDDARDLLYIVGSTSSSTVLFTTDPFPTWNHSGYFQDLNIPSIAGDVDGFIAQFSTNGEPNWSTFFGGTGNDEITDVEVSDAPNSEGYLMICGHTTSDTYAATMNLEPGFGNEGFPHFNGGLAFDEAYGGGDHDPFGAMFDDKGDCIWSSYLGGTEDEGIHFRSPSISVTESGAFYIGGFTYCGSNSSAQYPHFVTNSSFRSQPTHAGVSAANLVGDAYLFRFNNNAQFEFGTYFGGNDLLHTPQGANDILGAIECDDSHVYLAGGTSSNSNFPLSRPFSNSYYSSAIGVPSQTSSSAFLAQIQVDPFVGIAAPPTQLPGISIYPNPSAGKVTLAWQSKMPSKVLISVYNSFGQLILQNDGSEVIGANQQVIDLTGQAPSLYIVNIRSKNGEFSAKVILL
- a CDS encoding T9SS type A sorting domain-containing protein yields the protein MGIRLYDSLTNSIGDTIKFLGHWIGGDSTDICISQPVRIQDPTWTQNATISLYPNPTNSSFTLTLPPNTSTCTLKIHDITGREVAPARTYRAGDPPVDVAHLSAGLYFVEVRVKDRVEVVKLVKE
- a CDS encoding DUF2306 domain-containing protein, whose product is MNTVPTHSASLPKRLFQAALLIAYAYFCWLMLEISLQYIPIHTDVAFLRIKQDEIALGYYKIAFFTHVFAAPLCLLAGFTQFSKLIRRKLPKVHRWSGWLYVTSVIGFAAPSGFVMGVHANGGWPSQLAFCLLGALWLIFTILAVKRAAQGDFKAHRAWMIRSFALALSAITLRAWKWILVGLFEPRPMHVYMLIAWLGWTLNLLVAEIIIRKIKQ